GGTAAACAGCGTGGCTTCTTTTTGATTATTTCACCGGTAGTTCTATGAAGTTGAGCTACTAATTTTGTAATCACAGCAGGTTGCACTAGAGATTGTTGATGCATTATTACTGGAAGACCTTTCACTACAGGAATTTTAACTGCAAAAATGACTACATGTGCTTGGAAAGATGTTGTTATAGGAACTGGGTGTTGGACGTTGCATATAATGTCTCCAATTCCAACATTCTGTTGGTCAATTCCTGATAATGTTAAAGCAACATGATCCCCAGCAAATGCATTTGTTATAGACACCTCATCTACTTGTAGacctaaaatatatttttatacatttataagtGTATTATAGGTGTTCGGACACCTtacaaaatatagaaacaaaatattaaaattttaaattaacatacCTTTAATTACTGCACTTTCACATCTTGGCGACACTAAAACTTTATCACCCAAAGACACCATGCCTGTTTCTACATGTCCAAAAACACAGAATCCAGATCCAGTGCCTTTAAATATGTCATTAACTGAAAACCGGAATGGTTTATTTATAGGACGATCAGGACACTTAAAGTTGTCAATAACACTGACTAATGTTGGTCCCGTATACCTGTCATTAAAAGATATTGATAAGCATCTtattacaattgtttaaataaactgGAATTTCAAAGTGATAATTATACCAATTAGATAAAGACTCTTTAGGTTttgatacaatattttcacCAGATAGACCACTACAGGGGACAAAAGTAACGTTATCTTTAAATCCAACTTGCTTCAAAAATACTCTCAATTTGTCAACTATTTCGTTAAATCTATCTTTCGACCAGTCCACCGTATCTAGTTTGTTTACTACCACTGCTAACTGTGATACACCTGAAAAATGACTTTTAAGCATTATACagattacatatatattatataccaTAAAACAGTACCTAATGAACGTAATAATAGTGCATGTTCTCTAGTTTGACCTCCACTATCAAATCCAGTTTCAAATTCTCCTATTGTTGCATCTACTACTAATAAAGCCACATCTGCCTGAGTGGCACCAGTAATCATATTTGGTATGAAGTCCTTATGTCCAGGTGCATCTAATAAAGtaatacattttgtttctgtttcaaaTTTGGAATGACCAATATCCATTGTTATCCCACGTTCTCTATAGAAAAGAAGTAAGAAATAACTTTAACATTACTTATTAAGTAaagttattgtattaaaagttCTACTCACCGTTCTTCCCCTGTCTCGTCAAGAACCCATGCATATGCAAATGATTGCTTTCCtatctttttactttcttgttGATATTTATGAATCAATCTTGATGGAACTTGTCCTAAGTCGCACAGAAGTCGTCctagtaaagtacttttaccTGCATCTACATGTCCAACCACTACAAGATGTAATTGTTCTTTGCTATCCCctcttttacttttatatattttcaaagcaTCGACCTTTTCTTCGCTAAGCTTCGTTTTAGGATCTAAGTCGGGCGTCACGTGCCCTAAGACTGGGGACTGACATTGTGGGCTGTTTGTAGTTgaagaaattacttttttttcctttggtGCAAtatgttcttttctttttatttctggaCTGTTATAATCAGAAAATGGACTTTGGGAACGGGGACTTTCAATGTGAGAATTCAACTGATCTGTATTCTCTATTCCACTTAAATTGAAACCCTTTACAACAGGTCGTTTTCCAGCAGGAATAATTTTCACGTTGGAAGGTGTTGTAACTTGAAATGGAGATTTGGATGGCAACTTTTTAcctaatagaaaatttattagcaattttgttaaattccCTGAGAATTCATACCATTTCtacatagaaataatataccactataaataaaattccataaacaaaatagtaattttctAACGTCATTTAACATCGTCTTAtacgtttaatataaatttgattttctcttgtatttatgcattaaaaattacattcataaaaattattgtgaaGTGTTACAATACATTGTacctaatttaatttaaatatttctagggattttgtttattacgtGTATAGGGAGCTGAAAAATCAAATCGTTTTATAGCTTGATGTTGTTGTTTTTGAGATTTAAGAATTggttttttcaatttccatgTTCTACATAATGTTCTAGCAAATAGAGATACATTTTTTGTCGTATATGGAAGTTTAGCATATCTCAAAGaacttaaatttaatgttGTAGGAAGAATAACACAcggaatttcagaattttgattaaatgtGTGCAACTTTGAATCAAGAATGATATTATCAATACTCTTTAATACTTTCGACCTTGTGTGATTAGAGTTATTTGGAACTAAAAATGTAGCTTCTTTCAAAGCAGAACTCAAATCAATCATCCAATCATCTGGTGATGGAGTTCGAGTACCACTTACATTTAACAGTgaatcttcttttctttctaaattatgtaaattatttgtactGTTGGGACAGTTTGCAGAAaaagcaaaaatgttggatatGCTCTTTTCAAGTGAGCTCATAGAATAATCTTTCTCCTCATCATCGAATGATTCTGATATTACACTTACATCTTTTTCAACAGTACACACATCTAGTTGTGTATTAGTTAAATCATTACATCTATCCTTTTTAATCGACAGTTTTGGtatgacaaaatttgtttcattagaATTTGTAGTATTAATTAAGTTACTGGACTTTTGTAAATGATGTGCTGTTAAATCTGCTAATGTTTTAAATAGTACTGTACTTGAATTTGTTTGAGATTCCGTCACAGTTTTTGGTGATATTGACTTAGCGTGATTAGTTATTAATTCAGATAAAGAGGAAAAGGGAGGGCTACTAAGAGTTAAATTTTTAAGACTGTCTACATTCTCCGCGACAGATGCATTCAAAGTCgtgttttcaatattattttgtcttttaaatgatattttaggTATAATAAATGAACTAGATTGAGGCTTAGTAGATGCAACATCTTACCTTACCGATGGATTTATAGACAGCacatgaaacagaaaaaattgtaGGTCAGGAAATAATCATctactaaaatataaatcattttactataaagtttattattatttgccattaaaaaatatacgtattacTTTATATCTCAAACTCTTAGATAATGTGAGTGAATAACATACCTGGATAGTGTTCTGCATTATCCTCGTTGATTGCAAGTgattctaaaaatacaattgcACAATGTAATACACAaactataagaaaatatataataatgtatataccATTTTTTGGAGAAGAatcttttaaaagtaaatcaaGTGCTACTTCTGCATTAAAATTTGactgaataattttcttctttatttcagTATCAGATACTGCATCTCCTATAATGTTCTTGATAGATTCCATACATGATATAAGCTTAGTCTTTTCTAATTCTGTGAGTATTATGTCTTCTTCGTTAGGTGTTGTAGGTTCTATGCCATCCTCGTTATCTTCCTCTATATCTGGCTCCGTAATAAAGGATGCCATATTTTGTTGCTTACTTCGATCAAATAAGAATTGCTCCActgt
The sequence above is drawn from the Hylaeus volcanicus isolate JK05 chromosome 2, UHH_iyHylVolc1.0_haploid, whole genome shotgun sequence genome and encodes:
- the LOC128872365 gene encoding protein HBS1 isoform X1; the encoded protein is MSRHRDVRSMNYSEEYEGYDDVYGHSVEDDFCVSPSVEQFLFDRSKQQNMASFITEPDIEEDNEDGIEPTTPNEEDIILTELEKTKLISCMESIKNIIGDAVSDTEIKKKIIQSNFNAEVALDLLLKDSSPKNESLAINEDNAEHYPGKKLPSKSPFQVTTPSNVKIIPAGKRPVVKGFNLSGIENTDQLNSHIESPRSQSPFSDYNSPEIKRKEHIAPKEKKVISSTTNSPQCQSPVLGHVTPDLDPKTKLSEEKVDALKIYKSKRGDSKEQLHLVVVGHVDAGKSTLLGRLLCDLGQVPSRLIHKYQQESKKIGKQSFAYAWVLDETGEERERGITMDIGHSKFETETKCITLLDAPGHKDFIPNMITGATQADVALLVVDATIGEFETGFDSGGQTREHALLLRSLGVSQLAVVVNKLDTVDWSKDRFNEIVDKLRVFLKQVGFKDNVTFVPCSGLSGENIVSKPKESLSNWYTGPTLVSVIDNFKCPDRPINKPFRFSVNDIFKGTGSGFCVFGHVETGMVSLGDKVLVSPRCESAVIKGLQVDEVSITNAFAGDHVALTLSGIDQQNVGIGDIICNVQHPVPITTSFQAHVVIFAVKIPVVKGLPVIMHQQSLVQPAVITKLVAQLHRTTGEIIKKKPRCLPKNSSAIVEITTQNAVCMELYKDIKQLGRVMLRVEGTTIAAGLITKIK
- the LOC128872365 gene encoding protein HBS1 isoform X2; its protein translation is MSRHRDVRSMNYSEEYEGYDDVYGHSVEDDFCVSPSVEQFLFDRSKQQNMASFITEPDIEEDNEDGIEPTTPNEEDIILTELEKTKLISCMESIKNIIGDAVSDTEIKKKIIQSNFNAEVALDLLLKDSSPKNESLAINEDNAEHYPDVASTKPQSSSFIIPKISFKRQNNIEGKKLPSKSPFQVTTPSNVKIIPAGKRPVVKGFNLSGIENTDQLNSHIESPRSQSPFSDYNSPEIKRKEHIAPKEKKVISSTTNSPQCQSPVLGHVTPDLDPKTKLSEEKVDALKIYKSKRGDSKEQLHLVVVGHVDAGKSTLLGRLLCDLGQVPSRLIHKYQQESKKIGKQSFAYAWVLDETGEERERGITMDIGHSKFETETKCITLLDAPGHKDFIPNMITGATQADVALLVVDATIGEFETGFDSGGQTREHALLLRSLGVSQLAVVVNKLDTVDWSKDRFNEIVDKLRVFLKQVGFKDNVTFVPCSGLSGENIVSKPKESLSNWYTGPTLVSVIDNFKCPDRPINKPFRFSVNDIFKGTGSGFCVFGHVETGMVSLGDKVLVSPRCESAVIKGLQVDEVSITNAFAGDHVALTLSGIDQQNVGIGDIICNVQHPVPITTSFQAHVVIFAVKIPVVKGLPVIMHQQSLVQPAVITKLVAQLHRTTGEIIKKKPRCLPKNSSAIVEITTQNAVCMELYKDIKQLGRVMLRVEGTTIAAGLITKIK